In Arachis stenosperma cultivar V10309 chromosome 1, arast.V10309.gnm1.PFL2, whole genome shotgun sequence, one DNA window encodes the following:
- the LOC130976350 gene encoding UDP-glycosyltransferase 84B2-like, producing MGVNVIVISLGLPSHIRVVSNVAKRLISKGVHHVTIVTTEAARHSILRNNPTSQSSNISFEFFSDGLSLDNNRSNPEEVINSLETEGSKNLSSLISDLKKVQDYSCMIIGPIFHWAINIAVEHGIPCALLWIQASAVYSICYRYFKGIDEFPNMEDLNENMHLPGFPTFQVRDIHSFILPSTPETLRKVFIDLFKSIDKVKWVMGISIYEIEEEIVKSMASLTPIYPIGPLVSPILLGEKETGNAAKDSCIEWLDNKPPSSVIYVSFGTLVVLSKKQIDNLAMALKNSNKPFLWVLNPFNNEGDAEEMLPEFLEDTKERGLVVKWCQQDRVLMHPSIACFVSHCGFNSMIETILAGVPVVGFPFYSDHPTDAMLITNVFGNGVRVKCGEDGVTSAPEFERCIWEVTHGPNAKEIKKRALEVKELAKKAAQEGGSADKYIKQFISEITK from the coding sequence ATGGGAGTGAATGTTATTGTGATTTCATTGGGTTTACCAAGTCATATCAGGGTTGTTTCAAACGTTGCTAAGCGCCTTATTTCGAAGGGTGTTCATCATGTTACCATTGTAACCACAGAAGCAGCACGCCATAGCATACTAAGAAACAACCCAACTTCACAAAGCTCAAACATTAGCTTTGAGTTCTTTTCCGATGGCCTTAGCCTTGATAACAATCGTAGTAATCCAGAAGAAGTAATAAATTCTCTTGAAACAGAAGGCTCCAAGAATCTATCAAGTCTCATCTCTGATCTTAAAAAAGTTCAGGACTATTCTTGTATGATTATTGGTCCAATCTTCCATTGGGCTATAAATATTGCCGTTGAGCATGGTATTCCTTGTGCACTACTTTGGATCCAAGCTTCTGCCGTTTACTCCATTTGCTATCGCTACTTCAAGGGCATTGATGAATTCCCCAACATGGAGGACCTGAATGAAAACATGCACTTACCAGGATTTCCAACATTTCAGGtcagagatattcattcttttaTTCTTCCTTCTACCCCTGAAACCTTGAGAAAAGTTTTCATTGATTTATTCAAATCAATTGACAAGGTGAAATGGGTCATGGGGATCTCTATTTATGAGATTGAGGAAGAGATAGTAAAGTCCATGGCTTCGCTAACCCCTATTTACCCAATTGGACCACTTGTTTCTCCAATTTTATTGGGAGAAAAGGAAACTGGTAATGCTGCTAAAGACTCTTGCATAGAGTGGCTAGATAATAAGCCACCTTCCTCTGTTATATATGTGTCATTTGGAACCTTGGTTGTGTTGTCCAAAAAGCAGATAGATAACTTAGCCATGGCTTTAAAGAACAGCAACAAGCCATTCTTATGGGTGCTTAACCCATTCAATAACGAAGGTGATGCCGAAGAAATGCTGCCTGAGTTTCTAGAAGATACCAAAGAGaggggtttggtggtgaaatgGTGCCAGCAAGATAGGGTTTTGATGCACCCTTCCATTGCATGTTTTGTGAGTCATTGTGGGTTTAACTCCATGATAGAGACTATCCTTGCTGGGGTGCCAGTTGTTGGTTTTCCATTTTATTCTGACCATCCTACAGATGCCATGCTTATAACTAATGTATTTGGAAATGGGGTCAGAGTCAAGTGTGGTGAAGATGGTGTTACTAGCGCTCCAGAGTTTGAAAGGTGCATTTGGGAAGTCACACATGGACCCAACGCTAAAGAGATTAAAAAGAGGGCACTAGAGGTGAAGGAGCTAGCAAAAAAAGCGGCACAAGAAGGTGGTAGTGCTGATAAATACATTAAACAATTTATCAGTGAAATTACTAAATAG